The window ATTGTTGACGTCGATGATGAGGCGCTAAAGTATGCCAAGCGATCCACTACTTCCTTTGAACAGGTTGCTGAAAAATGGCTTTTGAGACCTCCCCCAGATTCAGCTCTCCGTTACAATGCTCTCCTTTACACAGTAACATTAATTGCCTTTGTGGCAAGATTCTATATGATCTGGTACCCTAAAGAAGTTGTCTTTGATGAAGTTCattttggtaaatttgCATCTTATTACTTAGAAAGGACCTATTTCTTTGATGTCCATCCACCTTTTGCAAAAATGGCAATTGCCTTCATTGGATGGTTAGTTGGATATAATGGttcttttaaatttgatgagATTGGATCTAGTTATCAAACTAATCCAGCTCCATATATCGCCTATCGTTCTTTCAATGCCATGCTGGGTACTTTAACCGTCTCCATTATGTTTAAtactttgaaagaattaaattttaaGGCGATTACTTGTTTTTTTGGTGCACTATTAGTTGCTGTTGATAATGCTCATGTTACCGAAACTAGATTGATTCTTTTAGACGCCATTTTATTGATTTCCATTGCCGCTTCATTCTACAGTTTTGTTCGCTTCTATAAGGCCCAATTGAGGGCACCATTTTCACCACAATGGTACATTTGGTTGCATCTTACTGGGTTATCATTATCCTTCGTTATTTCTACTAAATATATTGGAGTAATGACCTATGCTGCTATTGGGACAGGTGTAATTGTTAATTTATGGCAATTATTAGATCTTCGTGCAAACTTAACATTAAGAGCTTTCTTTAGACATTTTGTCAAAAGATTAAATGGATTAGTTTTTGCCCCGTTCtgtatttatttgttttggTTTTGGGTTCATTTTGCCATCTTAAGCAAATCAGGTCCAGGTGATGCCTTCATGTCAGCGGAATTCCAAGAAACATTGGGTGATTCTCCAATGAGTATCTTATCTAAGGAAGTACATTTCTACGACATCATTACTTTGAAACATAAGGATACTGAAGCCTTTTTGCACTCTCACCAGGCTTTTTATCCGTTACGTTATGAAGATGGTCGTATTTCTTCAGAAGGCCAACAAGTTACCGGGTTTACGGGCACTGATATTTCTAACGACTGGGAAGTCCTTCCAACAAGAGAATTAGACTCACATAAGGGTGTCCCTGTAGTATTGAATGAACCAATTAGACTAAGACATGTTGCATCTAATACCTATTTATTGGCGCATGATGTTGCATCTCCATTTTATCCAACTAATGAGGAAATTACTACCGTCTCGGAAGAAATTGCCAATGGAGAATCATATCAACAAACCGTGTTCACCTTCCaaccattgaagaaggGAGATGAAGGTCATGTTGTCAAGACCAAGGGTGTTCAATTCAAGATCTATCATCCAAATACTGATGTTGTCTTATGGACCCACAATGATGTATTATTACCGGACTGGGGGTTTGAACAACAAGAAGTTAATGGTAGTAAGAATTTTGGAGATCCAACAAATGCTTGGTCAGTAGACGAAATTACAAATCTAGATGAAGACAGAAAGAAATTTACGCCTAAGGTTGTTAAGCCAATGTCATTTTTCCGCAAATGGTCTGAATTACAAAAATCAATGtttgaacaaaataataaattatctGCCGAGCATCCTTTCGCTTCTCAACCTCAGAGTTGGCCTGCAGGTCTATGTGGTGTTTCTTTTTGGACAAAGtctgaagaaagaaaacaGATATTCTTTACTGCTAATATTATTGGCTGGTGGTTCCAAGTAATTTCAATGTCTGTTTTCATTGGCATTCTACTTGCTGATCAAATCTCAAGAAAGCGTGGATATTTTGTCCTAGGTAAGATTACAAGAGAGAAATTATACGGACCTCTAGCCTTCTTATTCATATCATGGGGATGCCATTACGCACCTTTCTTTTTGATGCATCGTCAAAAGTTTTTGCATCATTATTTACCAGctcatctaataatttcattatttacTGCTGGGTTATGGGAAGTTGTATTTAGTGACTGCAAATCTATTGATGCATCCagagatgaagaaattgaggGAACCCCATATAAGGCTGATCCTAAAATCAACTCTACTTCATTAACTGTCTTCTTTGTTGCAGTTTCGATAGCCATTGTATGGTTCTTTATCTATTTCTCACCTTTAGTGTACGGCAACGTTACTCTAAGACCTGAAGAATTTGCGAAGAGACAATGGTTTGATATTAAGTTGAACTACATAAAATGAAATCTTTAGTATAgtttaaattttcttttcttttctctgAAAATATGACAATAgtatattattttaaatCATCGTGTGTATATTCAATCCATGTACAGCTACATTGTTGATGAACAAATTGTAACTAACTTTATATCGTTTAATTCACTAATTCAAAGTTGGGAATGGTAAAGTTCTATGCATTCTATTGATTAATTCACCGTAATGAGGTTCGTTTTCCGTGGTAATATACCCATGTCTAACTAAAAATTCTACCATGACGAGAGCACAGTTTGGtttaaattctttgttttGGAGAGCAGTAATCACATCTTGAAGGTCCATTAACGAGAAACTCTCTACTTCCCCATCATTAGGCCTTGGAATCACATCAGCTGACACTTTTAAATCATACacatattcaatttctccaaCAATAAAACTTCGTTCATCCTCAAATGTGTCAGTAGTGACATCATTTGGGTAATATAAGTACGATACCATACCTGCTGGACGGATATTTTCCctaattattttttcttctaaaTTTGCTTCCTCAATACTTTCCTTTATTacagtttcttcaatgctGCAGGGGTATCCAAGACCACCTGCGATAATATTATCCAACATCAAGGGCCACGTTTGCTTAGTGGCAGATCTTCTTGGAACCCATATTTTAAGTTCATCgttatcattttcttgaacATATCCATTGATATGAATGCCATATGTAATGATACCCATTACTCCGGCCATTGCACGTTCCAGTAGAATATATGGGGTTCTGTCAACCCAAACAGCATATTTCTCATTTCGCCATCCTTTTACACCAGCAATGGAAGACTTCAGATACATATCTTTCGAAAGAATATCTAATTGCTTATTTCTTTCGTCAAAATTTGAGCTCTTAAATCTCAATCCatgatatttttcatcGACCGTGAACATCTGTTTCATTATATCTTCTGCTACAAACCTCATCTCATCAATGACAAATTTCAACACAAAACCTATCCTTCTTCCATCATGTGTGATTAAATGGTATACcttttcttggaaattgCCAAACTCATTATAGTTTATTGGAAGAGAATCCACACGTTCAATAACCTCGAGAAATGAAAAAGATTTTGACTCATCTTCCCTTGTCCTTTCTAATCTCTGTCTTTTACCCACTTCTTTAATGACTTTAACCATCTTATAGCGTTAAATACGTCTTTATCTTTTGCATTGATTTAGCACATCGTCTGTCaactttctcttttcagAAATTTCACTACTTTACGGAATTCTGTATCTAATAACATGTCTATAATTTATGTAGTCAACTATCAACTCATTATCTATAAAGAAGAGAATAGCTCAAGATAACATGCTTCCCACTGCCCAAGGCCTCGCGAACACTGAGGTAACATGTCATGAACATTCTCGATCGTTTTTTTGAAGGCATCGAAAACGTCACCATTAACCTTTATTTCCTCCACTTGTCTTTCGTCACAAATCTTCTTAATAACTGCCAAATCACTAGTGTAAAATATCTTAACTGCCCTCTTCAAAACCTTCCCACCAGACAATGTTACACCGATATCAATAGAGAATAACCAGAGTAGAATCACATTTTCCTCCCATTTCAAAATCGTGT is drawn from Naumovozyma castellii chromosome 10, complete genome and contains these coding sequences:
- the PMT4 gene encoding dolichyl-phosphate-mannose-protein mannosyltransferase (ancestral locus Anc_4.379) — protein: MASSKKRSSKSSTPIVDVDDEALKYAKRSTTSFEQVAEKWLLRPPPDSALRYNALLYTVTLIAFVARFYMIWYPKEVVFDEVHFGKFASYYLERTYFFDVHPPFAKMAIAFIGWLVGYNGSFKFDEIGSSYQTNPAPYIAYRSFNAMLGTLTVSIMFNTLKELNFKAITCFFGALLVAVDNAHVTETRLILLDAILLISIAASFYSFVRFYKAQLRAPFSPQWYIWLHLTGLSLSFVISTKYIGVMTYAAIGTGVIVNLWQLLDLRANLTLRAFFRHFVKRLNGLVFAPFCIYLFWFWVHFAILSKSGPGDAFMSAEFQETLGDSPMSILSKEVHFYDIITLKHKDTEAFLHSHQAFYPLRYEDGRISSEGQQVTGFTGTDISNDWEVLPTRELDSHKGVPVVLNEPIRLRHVASNTYLLAHDVASPFYPTNEEITTVSEEIANGESYQQTVFTFQPLKKGDEGHVVKTKGVQFKIYHPNTDVVLWTHNDVLLPDWGFEQQEVNGSKNFGDPTNAWSVDEITNLDEDRKKFTPKVVKPMSFFRKWSELQKSMFEQNNKLSAEHPFASQPQSWPAGLCGVSFWTKSEERKQIFFTANIIGWWFQVISMSVFIGILLADQISRKRGYFVLGKITREKLYGPLAFLFISWGCHYAPFFLMHRQKFLHHYLPAHLIISLFTAGLWEVVFSDCKSIDASRDEEIEGTPYKADPKINSTSLTVFFVAVSIAIVWFFIYFSPLVYGNVTLRPEEFAKRQWFDIKLNYIK
- the NCAS0J02270 gene encoding uncharacterized protein (ancestral locus Anc_4.378); protein product: MVKVIKEVGKRQRLERTREDESKSFSFLEVIERVDSLPINYNEFGNFQEKVYHLITHDGRRIGFVLKFVIDEMRFVAEDIMKQMFTVDEKYHGLRFKSSNFDERNKQLDILSKDMYLKSSIAGVKGWRNEKYAVWVDRTPYILLERAMAGVMGIITYGIHINGYVQENDNDELKIWVPRRSATKQTWPLMLDNIIAGGLGYPCSIEETVIKESIEEANLEEKIIRENIRPAGMVSYLYYPNDVTTDTFEDERSFIVGEIEYVYDLKVSADVIPRPNDGEVESFSLMDLQDVITALQNKEFKPNCALVMVEFLVRHGYITTENEPHYGELINRMHRTLPFPTLN